The Thermoplasmatales archaeon genome window below encodes:
- a CDS encoding prepilin peptidase, with the protein MIEVARFFIGFAVLAYASYTDIKTREASNFLWILMALLGIIFLFSYKPDDFFKIIISLSLSFLIGILLYFSGMGGADVKAIWAISLLRPLSDDIFFIFPVSVLINSLFLVLPLPLIFFAYNAYRKNLEFPYCFFGYKTKASIAKNSFVWAMEKDGKKSISPQKDVDLSSYGDRKIWVTPQLPFLLFIFFGYITAFIFGNFLFAIFSFFE; encoded by the coding sequence ATGATAGAGGTAGCGAGGTTTTTTATAGGATTTGCAGTGCTTGCCTATGCTTCATATACAGACATAAAAACAAGGGAAGCAAGCAATTTTTTGTGGATTTTAATGGCACTTCTTGGAATTATTTTTCTATTTTCATATAAACCAGATGATTTTTTTAAGATTATTATATCACTCTCCCTTTCATTTTTAATTGGAATATTGCTATATTTTTCTGGCATGGGAGGAGCGGATGTAAAAGCAATCTGGGCTATATCACTTCTCCGCCCTCTCTCAGATGATATTTTTTTCATTTTTCCAGTTAGTGTGCTTATAAATTCTCTCTTTCTTGTTTTACCTCTCCCACTGATTTTCTTTGCATATAATGCTTACAGGAAAAATCTTGAATTTCCTTACTGCTTTTTTGGATATAAAACTAAAGCAAGCATTGCAAAAAATAGTTTTGTATGGGCAATGGAAAAAGATGGTAAAAAAAGTATAAGCCCCCAGAAAGATGTCGATTTATCTTCTTACGGCGACAGGAAAATATGGGTTACGCCACAACTACCATTCCTTCTATTTATATTTTTTGGTTATATAACCGCATTTATATTTGGAAATTTTCTATTCGCCATCTTTTCTTTCTTTGAGTAA